A segment of the Nostoc sp. TCL26-01 genome:
TGGGGTTTTTCTACCATTATTATTTTCGAGTCCAAACTAGTGGTTGGCATCACATCCCGCCGCAAGGAAAAGCTTTAATTGTCGGTTCCCATAATGGGGGATTGTCGGCTCCTGATATGTTGATGATGATGTATGACTGGTTTCGCCAGTTTGGCGTAGAACGTCCAGCTTACGGACTCATGCACCCTACAGTTTGGCAAGTTGCGCCGCCGTTAGCGCAGATGGTGGCTAAGACTGGGGCAATTATGGCTCACCCCAAAATGGCTTATGCGGCTTTGCGTTCCGGTGCTACCGTACTTGTGTATCCAGGAGGGGCGGAAGATGTGTTTAGACCTCATCATTTACGTAATAAAATATATTTTGCTGATCGGCAAGGATTTATCAAGCTAGCACTGCGGGAAAAAGTGCCGATTATTCCGGCAATTTCTTGTGGCGCTCACGATACTTTAATTGTGCTAGCTGATTTATACAATGTTGTTAAGCAATTCCACGACTGGGGAATGCCTTGGTTATTTGATGTTGATCCGGTGGTATTTCCCATTTATCTGGGTTTGCCTTGGGGATTAGCTATTGGCCCTTTACCAAATATTCCTTTCCCTGTGTCTATACATACGCGAATTTGTCCGCAGATTATTTTTGAACGCTACGGTAGAGAAGCTGCCAGCGATCGCCATTATGTGAATGAATGTTATGAGTTAGTTGTGAGCAAGATGCAGCAAGAGTTGGACGATCTGGTATTACTTAGTCAGAAAAAATATCAGACTTGATCACGGAAAAATTCAGAAGTAGTGGGTAAGTGGATAGGCGATCGCTCGACTTCTCACCTCTCAACTACAATATAGATAGACTTTGTTGAGAATTGTATAGTTAGGGTCTAGCTGTCATGGCTCCCGCCGTTTTAATTCAAAATCTGCAAAAGCGCTACGGTACTGTTGAAGCTGTCAAGGATGTTTCCTTTTTGGTAGAACCAGGGGAAATCTTTGGTTTACTCGGCCCCAACGGTGCAGGCAAAACCACCACTTTGCGTGCCTTGTGTACCCTCACCACACCGGATGCTGGCAAAATCGAAGTATCTGGCGTTTCTGTCGTGGATAACCCCAGAGTGGCCAGACAACGGCTAGGCTATGTAGCCCAAGAAGTCGCTTTGGATAAAGTGCTGACTGGACGAGAACTGCTGCAATTGCAAGCCGCACTTTATCACCTCCCCGGCAAAGTAGCGAAACAACGCATCGAGACAGTTTTAGATTTACTCGGTTTACAAGAATACGCCGATAAGAAAACTGGCACTTATTCCGGTGGCTTACGCAAGCGTCTAGACTTGGCTGCTGGGTTACTCCACGCCCCAGATGTTTTAGTATTGGATGAGCCGACTGTAGGACTTGACATTGAAAGCCGTTTTGTGGTGTGGGATTTCCTGCGGAAGTTGCGGGCATCAGGGACAACAGTTGTGATTACCAGCCACTATTTAGAAGAGATTGACGCTCTAGCCGATCGCGTGGCAATTATTGATCGTGGTGTGATCATTGCTGTGGGTACACCCTCAGAATTGAAAGATCGCTTAGGTGGCGATCGCATCACTTTACGCATCCGCGAATTCTCCCCCACATCTGAAGCCGAACAAGCCAAGAACCTGCTGCAAGAATTACCCTTTGTCAAAGAAGTCATCATCAACAGCGCTCAAGGTAATTCCCTCAACTTGGTAGTCACACCCCAAAACGATGTGTTAATTACCATCCAACAATCCCTCAACCACGCAGGCTTACCGATTTTTGGCATAGCCCAATCTCGTCCCAGCCTAGATGATGTCTACCTCGCCGCCACCGGACGCACTCTCTTAGATGCAGAATTGGCAGCAGCAGCCAATCGTGATCCCAAAGCTGAGAAAAAGCAGAATATGAGATAGGGACTGGGGACTAGGGACTAGCGACTGGGAAGAAGATGAGGATGAAGATGAGAGAGAGCAGGGAGATGAGAGAGTCAGTATTTACTTGTCCCAATCCCCAATCCCCAATCCCCAATCCCCAATCCCCAATCCCCAATCCCCAATCCCCAATCCCCAATCCCCACTACCCCAAAATTCTTATGAGCGTAACCCCAAAACCTGATATCAACTGGCAACCAGCCACGTCACCCCAAGCCTATGCTGATAGTGCGCCGAATTTTTTTGGTGAACTAGTACAAGAGACACTAGCTTTAACTCGTCGCTTGTTTATTCAATTACAACGTCGTCCTTCAACCTTACTTGCAGGGATTATTCAACCTGTAATGTGGTTGGTGTTATTTGGGGCTTTGTTCCAGAATGCACCCAAAGGTTTATTTGGTACTACGACAAATTACGGACAATTTTTATCTGCGGGTGTTATCGTCTTTACCGCCTTTGCGGGAGCATTAAACGCTGGCTTACCCGTCATGTTTGATCGGGAATTTGGCTTTTTGAATCGTTTATTAGTTGCACCCTTAGCCTCGCGCTTCTCCATTGTCTTTGCTTCAGCCATATTTATTATCAGTCAAAGTTTGTTGCAAGCAGCCGTAATTGTAGCTGCGGCGGCATTTTTGGGTGCTGGCTTACCAGATGTGACCGGGTTGATAGCGATCGCTCTTATAGTCTTCCTCTTAGCTCTGGGTGTCACAGCCATCTCTCTCGGTTTGGCTTTTGCTTTACCTGGACATATTGAGTTAATCGCTGTCATATTCGTTACCAACCTGCCCTTACTGTTTGCCAGTACAGCTTTAGCGCCTTTATCCTTCATGCCCAAGTGGTTACAGGTTATTGCCACTTTAAACCCTCTCAGTTATGCTATTGAACCCATTCGCTATCTTTATCTCCATAGTGATTGGGGATTGGCTAGTGTAGTTATGCAGGCTCCTTGGGGTGATGTTACCTTTGGGGGCGCTTTACTCGTCTTGTTTGGTTTTGCCCTTGTGGCATTATTGAGTATTCAGCCCCAACTACGACGAACTCTTGCTTAAGATAAAAGCAGGATGGTGTTAGAGGAATTTTAGAGTCAAAATCATGAAAACAACTTTTTTATTCGTTACCAGACTCTTAGTAGCAACAGTGGCAAGCATCAGCTTTGCTTCCTTGCTCACAGACCAGCCCAGTTTAGCTCAACTCGGTACAACTGATACGCCCAGTGGTAGTTTCGACGAAAACCAAAATAATCTTGACTTCAACTCTGGTAACTTTAATATGTTTGACCTAATTCATCGGGCAAACTTTGGTACTGGCACATTTAACCTGAATCAAATAGATGAAGCAGCCAAAGCTTACAGAGACAGGTTAAATCAATCCAATACCAATCAACAAGGGGGGCAAGTTGTCCCAGGCTTGCCAGGAATTACCAATCCTAGCGTTACACAGCCTATAGTTACCCCTCCATCTTTAATACTGCCACCTCAAAACTAAACAATCCAGCAGGGTGTAAAGAAATAAAACAGTGAGGCCTTGTGTCTGACTGAATGAAAAAAATATTGCGTAATACTTTCCCTTAACGTGTGCTTTCCAGAGAAGCGCACGTTAACCTTTTCTTGGAACTAGGAAGAAAGAAAAATAAATATGGGGACTTATACTAATAGGACTATTGACTATTGACTATAGTCCCCTACGGCTGGTTTCCCGCCTACAGGGCTGGATTCACCGCACGCAACTTTCCACAAAATTCAAAATTAAGAAAGCACTCAGTTGCTAGTCTGGATTATAAACTCTGGATAATGCCGAGTTGATTTAAAACTTCCTGATCGAATTCTTTGATTCCACCTTCCTCAGTATTGTGAAAAAGGACTGTAAATGCACCAGCGCCTAATTTATCTTGAGGGAAGAGACGATAACAAGGCAGAGTCGTTAAATGTGATTGATAATTTTGTAAATGAGTAATTGTTACTGCTTGGAATTGGGGAAAGCGTGACAAGAACCATTCACAAACTTGCTCATTTTCTTCTTGTGAATAGGTGCAAGTCATATAGGCAAGATAGCCTTGTGGAGCAACAATTTTGGCGGAATTAGCAATAATTCTTTTTTGACGATTAGCACTCTTATTAATAGCAGTTGGATGGAAACATCCTGGTGCTTTTTCACCTTTTGCCAGTAGAGATTGTCCAGTACAAGGAGCATCTACTAACACTAAATTACTTGTGAAAGGCATAGTTTCGGCAAAAATACTAGAATCTCTATTAACCACAATAGATGGGCTAATTTGACAACGTTTTAGGTTAGAAATTAGCATTCCTAAACGTTTACCAATCACTTCATTGCTTAACAGTAATTTGGGTTGCAAAGCTTGCCAAGCAAAAATACTTTTACCACCAGGGGCAGCACATATATCAACAATTAACGGTGCTGGTTGGGTAAGTGTTAGTAAAGTAGATGCGGCGAATACTGAAGAAAAATCTAAACAATAGAAATAGCCTTGATGATGTAGAGGATGCTGTCCGGGTTTTTGTCCTAACTGCAATCGATCTACAAACTTAGGTTGCCAACTTAATGGGGATTCGATTACAAAAGGTGAAATATCTGGTTGATTTTGACACCAAAGAATACAAGGGTTAAAAGGTTGGGGCGCAATTAATGTGGCAATAAATTGTTCTTGTTTATCAGGGTTTTCAAACAAACGCCGGGCAAGTTTAAGTAATAAATTTGATGGTTTTTCCATTAATGAAATTGTTAGAGAAGAACAATGCTGGATAGCGGCTTGGCTTCATAATACTGGGAAATGGGGAATGGGTAATGGGGAACTCGGGGCCCCCTCTGGGGATAAGGGGTAATGGGGAGTGGGAGTAGTAATTAATTTTTCTATTATTAAATACCGCAAACCAAATACCTAATCCTTGATACCCAATACCCAGTATTCAATGCCCAAATTCAGCGTACTGGCAAGGGTCATGATTTTTGATAATTTTCAACGAAAATTGCAGAAAGAAGCGCAATTATGGCGTGATGAAGGTATGCTTAGTCCTTCTCAGTATCAACAAATTGCCGATCGCTATCAATTTAATAAGCTGGAAGCTGCTGCACGCGATCGCTTTATGATGATAGCGATCGCTGTAGGTGGTATCCTCCTCGTCATAGGTGTATTTACCTTTGCGGCTGCCAATTGGCTAGCATGGTCGCGTGAGGTCAAATTCATCTTGATGATGAGTCTGTTTTTCACTATTAGTATCACAGGTTTTTACACCTGGAGAGAACCGACACTCGCCAAAAAAGACGGCAAAAAACCGCCACGGAGTAAGCGCTTTTTAGGTGAAGCCTTACTGATTTTTGCTGCCTTTATTTTGGGTGCAAATTTAATCCTAATGGCACAAATTTTTAATATCAGTGGTTCGACTGCTGAACTATTCTTAGCTTGGGGATTTGGCGTTTCTTTCATGGCTTATGGTTTGTCGTTAAATTCCTTGGGAATTATGGCAATTATCTTAGTACAGATTGGGTATTGGGCTGGACTAGGGGATTTGTGGTATTCTTCAGGTGATGCGGGATGGGCAAGATTAGCAGTCAGACATATGCCATTAATCTCATGGCTATTGTTTGTCCCTCTCGCCTATTTTTGTCGTTCCCGGTGGATTTTTTTCTTAGCAGCGTTATTTTTTGCTGCTTCTTTACAATTCAATCTCAATCCTCTACCTCTGTTAAATTTCTCTGATGTGGCTCCTTGGGTGGCATCTTTTGCCTTAGCGCTGCCACCTGCGATATTCTGGAGCTACGACGATTTGTTATTTCCCACGATTAGTTACAGACTGTTTCAACCCTTAGCGCGGAATTTAGCTTTAATTGCTTTTGGTTTAGTATTTTATGCTCTTTCGTTTCGTTGGCAATGGCAAGGGTTTTCTTCCAACTCCTTTGGCTCAACGAATAACGTCAACAATTACTTATCTCTGCCTATTATCGATTTGGGAATTCTGAGTGGTTTAGCAGTATTGCAATGGTTGTTTCTCTTACGTCAAAGAAATAACCCTCCTCGGCGGGAAGTTGTGTTTAATACTGGTCTAATTGCCACTTTTCTCGGTTTTATTGTTGTAGTGCCTTTTTGGCATCAAGCTATCAGTCGAATTGGCGATCTGGGAAGTTTTATTTTCAACATTCTTTTGGGTGTACTGTCTTGGGGACTAATTCAAGAAGGCATAAAACTGAGTGATAGAAAATCCTTTTGGGGGGGGATGTTATTACTAACTTTACTAGTTATTAGCCGGATGTTAGAATACAATACTGATCCACTTTTTCGGTCGATGGTTTTTTTAATGTGTGGTTCATTATTAATTAGTGCGGGACTCTGGTTTGAAGGTCGTTTAACTAGTTCGTCGGGAAAGAAGTCTAGTTGAGAGTGGGGAGTTAAGAGTGCTGAGTGGTGAGTGCTGAGTGGGGAGTTAAGAGTGGTGAGTGCTGAGTGCTGAGTTAAGAGTGGTGAGTGCTGAGTTAAGAGTGGTGAGTTGTGAGTTTACTCACATCTTGCACCTAGCCCTAGCGATTAGAAATCGCGGCTATACAAACAAAGTCCGCCTACGCGGACTAACACAAAATCAAGGGTTTGAAACCCGCGCAGGCGGGTTTTGCCTGTGTAGCAGCGACTTCCAGTCGCCTGGTGCAAGTTAGAAGTAAATCTATGTTGCGATTCTTTTGAGGGG
Coding sequences within it:
- a CDS encoding lysophospholipid acyltransferase family protein, with amino-acid sequence MLHKQSTHNTQLGWSLAERDPQFIKSIMPLLGFFYHYYFRVQTSGWHHIPPQGKALIVGSHNGGLSAPDMLMMMYDWFRQFGVERPAYGLMHPTVWQVAPPLAQMVAKTGAIMAHPKMAYAALRSGATVLVYPGGAEDVFRPHHLRNKIYFADRQGFIKLALREKVPIIPAISCGAHDTLIVLADLYNVVKQFHDWGMPWLFDVDPVVFPIYLGLPWGLAIGPLPNIPFPVSIHTRICPQIIFERYGREAASDRHYVNECYELVVSKMQQELDDLVLLSQKKYQT
- a CDS encoding ABC transporter ATP-binding protein codes for the protein MAPAVLIQNLQKRYGTVEAVKDVSFLVEPGEIFGLLGPNGAGKTTTLRALCTLTTPDAGKIEVSGVSVVDNPRVARQRLGYVAQEVALDKVLTGRELLQLQAALYHLPGKVAKQRIETVLDLLGLQEYADKKTGTYSGGLRKRLDLAAGLLHAPDVLVLDEPTVGLDIESRFVVWDFLRKLRASGTTVVITSHYLEEIDALADRVAIIDRGVIIAVGTPSELKDRLGGDRITLRIREFSPTSEAEQAKNLLQELPFVKEVIINSAQGNSLNLVVTPQNDVLITIQQSLNHAGLPIFGIAQSRPSLDDVYLAATGRTLLDAELAAAANRDPKAEKKQNMR
- a CDS encoding ABC transporter permease — its product is MSVTPKPDINWQPATSPQAYADSAPNFFGELVQETLALTRRLFIQLQRRPSTLLAGIIQPVMWLVLFGALFQNAPKGLFGTTTNYGQFLSAGVIVFTAFAGALNAGLPVMFDREFGFLNRLLVAPLASRFSIVFASAIFIISQSLLQAAVIVAAAAFLGAGLPDVTGLIAIALIVFLLALGVTAISLGLAFALPGHIELIAVIFVTNLPLLFASTALAPLSFMPKWLQVIATLNPLSYAIEPIRYLYLHSDWGLASVVMQAPWGDVTFGGALLVLFGFALVALLSIQPQLRRTLA
- a CDS encoding RsmB/NOP family class I SAM-dependent RNA methyltransferase, producing MEKPSNLLLKLARRLFENPDKQEQFIATLIAPQPFNPCILWCQNQPDISPFVIESPLSWQPKFVDRLQLGQKPGQHPLHHQGYFYCLDFSSVFAASTLLTLTQPAPLIVDICAAPGGKSIFAWQALQPKLLLSNEVIGKRLGMLISNLKRCQISPSIVVNRDSSIFAETMPFTSNLVLVDAPCTGQSLLAKGEKAPGCFHPTAINKSANRQKRIIANSAKIVAPQGYLAYMTCTYSQEENEQVCEWFLSRFPQFQAVTITHLQNYQSHLTTLPCYRLFPQDKLGAGAFTVLFHNTEEGGIKEFDQEVLNQLGIIQSL
- a CDS encoding DUF2157 domain-containing protein, giving the protein MIFDNFQRKLQKEAQLWRDEGMLSPSQYQQIADRYQFNKLEAAARDRFMMIAIAVGGILLVIGVFTFAAANWLAWSREVKFILMMSLFFTISITGFYTWREPTLAKKDGKKPPRSKRFLGEALLIFAAFILGANLILMAQIFNISGSTAELFLAWGFGVSFMAYGLSLNSLGIMAIILVQIGYWAGLGDLWYSSGDAGWARLAVRHMPLISWLLFVPLAYFCRSRWIFFLAALFFAASLQFNLNPLPLLNFSDVAPWVASFALALPPAIFWSYDDLLFPTISYRLFQPLARNLALIAFGLVFYALSFRWQWQGFSSNSFGSTNNVNNYLSLPIIDLGILSGLAVLQWLFLLRQRNNPPRREVVFNTGLIATFLGFIVVVPFWHQAISRIGDLGSFIFNILLGVLSWGLIQEGIKLSDRKSFWGGMLLLTLLVISRMLEYNTDPLFRSMVFLMCGSLLISAGLWFEGRLTSSSGKKSS